Part of the candidate division WOR-3 bacterium genome, GCCTGAGAAAAATAAAACAGTTGGGATGCGCTCATCTGGTATACCCGACGGCTCTTCATACCAGATTCGACCACAGTCTCGGATGTCTTCATTGCGCGAGCCTTATAATCGCCGGCATAGAAAAAAAAGGATTTGTTTTCAGCGACGAAGATATTTTGACCGTAAGAACCGCCGCACTGCTCCATGATATTACTCACATCCCTTTCGGACACACGCTGGAAGACGAAAGAAGAATATTCCCGCGGCACGACATCAGCCGGGAAAGGTGGAGTAAAATAGCGGAAGACGGAGATATAGGAAAGACTTTGAGAAGAGAGGGAATTGACAAAATTGTAAGAGATTTGCTTTTTGACGACAGCAGACATTTCCGTTCGGAAATAGTAAAGGGAGCTGTTTCGGCCGACCTTCTCGATTATCTGGCCCGCGACTCGTTTTTTTGCGGGATAAAAGTGGGATACGATCTACGCGTTTTCAGGTATTTCGGCATTGACGGCGGGAATCTCGTGATGGAACTTTTCAAAGACGGCATGTTCAGACACGACGCTTTTTCTGAAACTGTAAACCTTCTCAGATCGCGGTATTTCATGACTGAAAGAGTTTACTATCATCATTCGAAAATAGCCTCTTCAGTCATGATATCAAAAGCCGTAGAAGAAGCCGTGTCCGCAGGTTTTGACGGGGAAAAGTTCATGACTTCGGGAGACGATGAGATTCTGATCGAAATCAGGCAAACGGATAGAAAGAATTCTGACGCATCGAGAATTCTTGATTTATACGACAGCAGGAAGCTTTACAAGAGGAGTTTTTTACATCAGACGAGGGACATAACGGACGAAAAAGCCCGGGATCTTTATTACGACACTAAATCCCTGCGGAAAAAAACGGAAAACAAAATTGCCAAAAAGCTCAAAGTGAGACCCTCTCAAATTGCTCTTTACTGCCCTCCGCCGGACATGTACTTGAAGGAAGCGGACGTAACCGTGCTTGTGAGCAAGAATAAGCACGCAAAACTCGGCGACATTGAAAATCCGGACATAATGGCTCTAAAACACAAACACAGACTTTTGTGGAAAATATACCTTTTCATTTCCCCCGATATTGAAAACCTCGGCGACAGAGCGGGAGAAGCGTGCTCGGAAGAATTGTCTCTCAAAAATGAATTGCCGAACGAGAAGAGAGGTCAGCTGTCTTTGTGGACGAATTGAAATTAGATATGTACAAATGTTCTTTTGCCGGGAACAGGGAACTTTTCGTGCAAAAGCGCTTTGTCACCATAGGAGAGTACTCTTTCTACAAATCTTTGACGAGGGACGATTCGGCTCTCGAAGACAAGGATATTTCCGGAGAAAACATTTTCGACGTCAGTTTTGTAGACGCCGCCTCTTTCTGCAATTATTTGAGCGAATTGGAGGGATTCGGGAACGCGTACGATGTATCGAACAATCCGGTAAACCCGGCGATTCTGGATTCTGAAGGATACAGGCTTTTTACAGCCGGTGAATGGCTGGAACTTGTAAAAATTGAAGAGGACCTGAAAATCTCGGGTGTAAGAGACCTGAAAGGTCTGCACTGGCAGTTGACTGAAACCGAAAGATCTTTGCCTTACCGTCCGGACGGATCGGGCGACGTGGAACATCCTGAATTCACCTGGTCTTACAGGGTAGTCGTAGGCGGTTCCTGCGACTCGTCTGAAAAACTGATGTCAGGCGATCCGGTCGCACTTTTGCTTGGGTACGATGGCAATTACAAGACGTGCTTCAGAGTGGTGAGAGGAAACGCTGAGCAGAACGCGGCGATGAGGCGATTTACCGCGAACTGACAGAGTTCGGGATCATTTTACCCTGCTTTTCATTTTGACGCCCGTTTGCTTTTCCCAAGCCGAAGGATCTTGAAAATACAGGCTGAACAGTTTTTCCTCGGAGGGGTTTTTCGGCATTCCGTCGCCTGACGCGTGGCAGTCTTTGTATTTTTTCCCGCTTCCGCATGGACAGGTGTCGTTTCTTCCCGGACGTTTGAATTTCAGGACGACTGTTTGAGGTTTTGCCTGGGCTTGAGGGCGCCTTTGTGCGCCTCCGGTCGCCTGAGGTTCTGCCGAAAAGTCTTTTTTTACTGTTTGGATGGCTTGAGGGCTTTTTCTCTCTTTGGGCTGGATTCTCGGATTGTAAAGTCTTCTTACTATTTCTCTGTCAATTTCGAATATCATTTCGCTGAAAAGGGTCTGGGCTTCAATTGTGTATTCGATGAGAGGGTCTCTCTGAGCATATCCGCGAAGTCCTATGCCTTCTCTTAGCGCCTCCATCTCGTAGAGGTGGTTTCTCCAGTATTCATCAATAATCATCAGGCTTATAAAACGTTCTATCTCCCGCATCCTGTCTTCGGTGACAGTTTTTTCGAGATACTGGTATGTCTTTTCAGCGGAGTCTATGAGCTCTTCGAGAACATTTTCGGGATCGGATTCCCTGGTGAAATGTTTTATCTGAACCGGACCGAAGTGCCTCGCTGTTTCAACCCTGAATCCGTCGTAATCCCACGAAAGAGAATCTCCGATGAGAAAAGTTTCAGCCAGATAAGCTGCCACCTTGTTTCTTTTATCCCTGATAAAGCCTTTGAGATCCCACCCTTCGAGGACTATATTTCTCATCTCGTAAATAGTGTTTCTCTGTTCGTTGAGAACATCGTCGTATTTCAGAACTCTTTGTCTTATGTCGAAATGAAAAGTTTCTACTTTTTTCTGGGCGTTCTCGACCGTTCTGTTAACGAAAGGGTGTTCGATTACTTCGCCTTCTTTGGCGCCCCAGCGGTCCATTATTCTCGCGATTTTATCGGAGCCGAAAAGTCTCATGAGGTCGTCTTCGAGAGAAAGATAGAATCTCGAAGAACCTGGATCTCCCTGTCTTCCCGACCTGCCTCTGAGCTGTCTGTCTATACGCCTTGATTCGTGCCTCGATGTTCCGACTATGTGAAGGCCGCACGGCATGTCGTCAGTGCATTTTTTCTGACCTTTTGATTTTTCGCATTTGTCGGAACCCCTGTGGTGAATCAGGCATCCTTTTTGACTCAGTAAAACGCCTTCGCCAAGTTTTATGTCGGTACCCCTTCCGGCCATATTCGTCGCTATGGTGACTTTTCCCTTTTGTCCGGCGTAAGCGACTATCTCAGCCTCCCTCTGGTGCTGTTTCGCGTTCAGGACTTCGTGGTTTATTCCGACGCGCTTGAGCATTCTCGACAGGGTCTCCGAGGT contains:
- a CDS encoding HD domain-containing protein, yielding MKIVRDAVWGDIELTKLETEIIDTRQFQRLRKIKQLGCAHLVYPTALHTRFDHSLGCLHCASLIIAGIEKKGFVFSDEDILTVRTAALLHDITHIPFGHTLEDERRIFPRHDISRERWSKIAEDGDIGKTLRREGIDKIVRDLLFDDSRHFRSEIVKGAVSADLLDYLARDSFFCGIKVGYDLRVFRYFGIDGGNLVMELFKDGMFRHDAFSETVNLLRSRYFMTERVYYHHSKIASSVMISKAVEEAVSAGFDGEKFMTSGDDEILIEIRQTDRKNSDASRILDLYDSRKLYKRSFLHQTRDITDEKARDLYYDTKSLRKKTENKIAKKLKVRPSQIALYCPPPDMYLKEADVTVLVSKNKHAKLGDIENPDIMALKHKHRLLWKIYLFISPDIENLGDRAGEACSEELSLKNELPNEKRGQLSLWTN